The following are encoded in a window of Limibacter armeniacum genomic DNA:
- a CDS encoding HK97 family phage prohead protease — MEKKRFRIADSGLNRKKGRVMVSGIKLENFNENPVMLFNHKRGEVIGYWEDITKENDEMYGSPVFASTPEAQRIKQLVDDGAIRAVSMGIDPIELSDDPKDILPGQQFMSIMHSELMEISFTDIPAYASAVRVYSADGGEQDIPKLNPNKMDISKFNTALGLAENASEADALAAIEALTADKSKDTLSAIATKFSLEQVSEESISSLLMGAAGSAAEEFAVSLGLEKTATEEEVNAKIETFKALESKNTELEQKLQGYNAQVTSLLEKSQQYNAEKAKETTEQKEEGPKTLTYSDKLLKRVMQFTN; from the coding sequence ATGGAAAAGAAAAGATTCAGGATAGCTGACTCGGGCCTCAACAGGAAGAAAGGACGTGTGATGGTCAGTGGAATTAAGCTGGAAAACTTCAATGAGAATCCGGTCATGCTCTTCAACCACAAGCGTGGTGAAGTGATCGGCTACTGGGAGGATATCACCAAGGAAAACGATGAGATGTATGGCTCCCCGGTCTTTGCCAGCACACCTGAGGCTCAGAGAATCAAGCAGCTGGTGGATGATGGGGCGATCAGGGCGGTAAGTATGGGAATTGATCCTATTGAGTTGTCCGATGACCCTAAAGACATCCTGCCAGGACAGCAGTTCATGTCCATCATGCACAGTGAGCTGATGGAGATTTCATTCACAGACATTCCCGCCTATGCCAGTGCCGTAAGGGTTTACTCGGCAGACGGTGGTGAGCAGGATATTCCAAAACTTAATCCCAATAAAATGGACATCTCAAAATTCAATACCGCATTGGGGCTTGCCGAGAATGCAAGCGAAGCCGATGCCCTTGCTGCCATTGAAGCGCTGACAGCGGACAAGAGCAAGGATACCCTTTCAGCCATTGCTACCAAGTTCAGCCTTGAACAGGTCAGTGAGGAAAGCATCAGCTCCCTGCTGATGGGTGCAGCCGGTTCAGCAGCCGAAGAGTTTGCCGTTTCCCTTGGCTTGGAGAAAACAGCCACTGAGGAAGAGGTAAATGCAAAGATTGAAACCTTCAAGGCACTTGAAAGCAAGAACACAGAACTGGAGCAGAAGCTACAGGGCTACAATGCCCAGGTAACCTCCTTGCTGGAGAAAAGCCAGCAGTACAATGCCGAGAAGGCAAAGGAGACAACAGAGCAGAAAGAGGAAGGTCCTAAGACGCTCACCTACTCTGACAAGCTTCTTAAAAGAGTCATGCAATTCACAAACTAA
- a CDS encoding terminase small subunit, protein MAKKKTLSDKQRRFCEEYIIDWNATRAAIAAGYSERTAYSMGNENLKKPEIQEVLNELRTDIAKQAGLSALKVALELKKIAFASPANLRKDWRELKDWEDLTEDEKAAISAIRVNNKFDKDGLHLIEEVNYEMYNKLKALEMLNKQLGFNEPDKQEISINDGEITVNYK, encoded by the coding sequence ATGGCTAAGAAGAAGACGCTCTCCGACAAGCAACGCAGGTTTTGTGAGGAGTACATCATTGACTGGAACGCCACCCGTGCAGCAATCGCAGCGGGATATAGTGAGCGCACAGCCTACAGCATGGGCAATGAGAACCTGAAAAAACCTGAAATACAGGAAGTGCTCAACGAGCTTAGGACAGACATTGCCAAACAGGCTGGACTCTCTGCCTTGAAGGTGGCACTGGAGCTGAAGAAGATTGCTTTTGCCTCTCCAGCCAACCTGCGGAAGGACTGGCGGGAATTGAAGGACTGGGAAGACCTTACTGAAGATGAGAAGGCTGCCATTTCTGCTATCAGGGTTAACAATAAGTTTGACAAGGATGGTCTCCACTTGATTGAGGAGGTCAATTACGAGATGTACAACAAGCTCAAGGCACTGGAGATGCTTAACAAGCAATTGGGCTTCAATGAGCCGGACAAGCAGGAGATTTCAATCAATGATGGGGAGATAACGGTAAACTATAAATGA